One segment of Radiobacillus kanasensis DNA contains the following:
- a CDS encoding nicotinate phosphoribosyltransferase, protein MKTYEDDSLVLHTDAYQINMVETYWHDNMHNRKAVFELFFRKLPFGNGYALFAGLERVVDYIKGFRFSDTDMEYLREEHGYEEAFLDYLKGLRFTGTIKSVVEGELVFGNEAMLVVESTLAEAQLIETAFLNMIGYPTLTATKASRIKHVIGEEVAMEFGTRRAHELDAALYGTRAAFIGGFSATSNMRAGKLFGIPVAGTHAHSMIQTYRDDYTAMKKYAESCLRRKGKVFIPLVDTYDTLKSGVPAAIKVAEEYADRINFEGIRLDSGDMAYLSKEARRMLDDAGFKQTKIVASNDLDESTITHLKAQGAKIDVWGIGTKLITNYDQPALGAVYKIVSIEDENGEMVDTIKISGNPEKVSTPGRKKLYRIINMINNRSEGDYIALEHEEPNNQERLKMFHPTHTFISKFVTDFKAKELHQDIFVNGELVYDLPNIFEIQKTARENLELLWDEYKRSLNPEEYPVDLSVDCWNNKMACIEKVQEKMVK, encoded by the coding sequence ATGAAGACATATGAGGATGATAGTTTAGTATTACACACAGATGCCTATCAAATTAACATGGTTGAAACATACTGGCATGATAATATGCACAACCGTAAAGCGGTGTTTGAATTGTTTTTTAGAAAATTACCGTTCGGCAATGGATATGCTTTGTTTGCAGGATTAGAAAGAGTCGTAGATTATATAAAGGGCTTTAGATTCTCTGACACGGACATGGAGTATTTGAGGGAAGAGCATGGTTACGAAGAAGCGTTTTTAGATTATTTAAAAGGATTGCGGTTCACAGGAACCATCAAATCAGTGGTCGAAGGAGAGCTTGTATTTGGTAATGAGGCCATGTTAGTTGTGGAGTCCACTTTGGCAGAAGCTCAGTTAATCGAAACCGCTTTTTTGAATATGATCGGGTACCCAACCTTAACGGCAACCAAAGCATCGAGAATCAAACATGTTATCGGGGAAGAGGTAGCCATGGAATTCGGAACGAGAAGGGCGCATGAATTGGATGCAGCCTTGTACGGTACAAGAGCGGCATTTATCGGCGGCTTTAGTGCAACTAGTAATATGAGAGCGGGAAAATTGTTTGGTATTCCGGTTGCTGGAACACATGCGCATTCTATGATCCAAACGTATCGGGATGACTATACAGCAATGAAGAAATATGCAGAAAGTTGCTTGAGAAGAAAAGGAAAGGTGTTTATTCCTTTAGTGGATACGTACGACACCTTAAAATCTGGAGTTCCAGCAGCTATAAAGGTGGCAGAAGAATATGCAGACCGAATCAATTTTGAAGGGATTCGCTTAGATAGTGGAGATATGGCATATTTATCTAAAGAAGCTAGAAGGATGTTAGATGATGCTGGATTTAAACAGACTAAGATTGTTGCTTCTAATGATCTGGATGAAAGCACTATTACACACTTAAAAGCACAGGGTGCGAAAATAGATGTATGGGGTATCGGTACCAAACTAATTACGAACTATGACCAACCGGCATTAGGTGCTGTGTATAAAATAGTGTCTATTGAAGATGAAAACGGTGAGATGGTTGATACCATAAAAATATCAGGAAACCCAGAAAAAGTTAGTACTCCGGGAAGGAAAAAACTGTATCGAATCATTAATATGATTAATAACAGATCTGAGGGAGATTATATTGCTCTCGAGCACGAAGAACCGAATAATCAGGAACGGCTAAAAATGTTCCACCCAACCCACACTTTCATTAGTAAGTTCGTAACTGACTTTAAAGCGAAAGAATTACACCAAGATATCTTTGTGAACGGAGAACTAGTGTACGATCTTCCTAATATTTTTGAGATCCAAAAAACTGCGAGGGAAAACCTAGAACTGCTATGGGATGAGTATAAGCGATCTTTAAATCCGGAAGAATATCCAGTTGATTTAAGTGTAGATTGTTGGAATAACAAAATGGCATGTATCGAAAAGGTACAAGAAAAAATGGTGAAATAA
- the nadD gene encoding nicotinate (nicotinamide) nucleotide adenylyltransferase, translated as MAKYGFLGSSFDPITNGHLTSAQEILDRLGFDKIFLMPSSSKRTDKKINATDRQRLDMIELAIKGNDRFDLETYELGVSAWQVYTYETMRVLKEKEEFKEHDLYFLMGADLLQDIAIGDNWKHREELLSENKFVVIRRSGLDMHEIVASSKLLRKYEHHFTFIYRGVDNNISSSYIREEFEIGHNPRYYMPQAIYEYIRDNNLYQ; from the coding sequence ATGGCGAAATACGGGTTTTTAGGAAGTTCTTTTGATCCTATTACAAATGGTCACTTAACCTCCGCGCAGGAGATTCTTGATCGACTAGGCTTTGATAAAATTTTCTTGATGCCTTCCTCATCGAAAAGGACAGACAAGAAAATTAATGCAACAGACAGGCAGCGACTCGACATGATTGAGTTAGCAATCAAAGGAAATGATCGATTTGATTTAGAAACCTATGAGTTAGGTGTTTCAGCATGGCAAGTGTACACTTATGAAACAATGCGAGTGTTGAAGGAAAAAGAAGAATTCAAAGAACATGACCTATATTTCCTGATGGGGGCAGACCTATTACAAGATATTGCAATCGGAGATAATTGGAAGCACAGAGAGGAATTATTAAGTGAAAATAAGTTCGTCGTTATCAGAAGAAGTGGGTTAGATATGCATGAAATTGTGGCATCTAGTAAACTTTTAAGAAAATATGAACATCACTTTACTTTTATCTATCGCGGAGTAGACAATAACATTAGTTCTTCTTACATTAGGGAGGAATTTGAAATTGGACACAACCCAAGATATTATATGCCACAAGCCATATATGAGTACATAAGAGACAATAACCTTTACCAGTAA
- the nadE gene encoding ammonia-dependent NAD(+) synthetase, with product MSFQQKIAQELNVQPTIDPKQEIRKRIDFLKEYVLKTGAKGFVLGISGGQDSSLAGRLAQLATEELNAEGKNIEFYAVRLPHGTQADEEDAQLALSFIKPKHEVTFDIYHTVDAFSKSYEKQMGEALSDFNKGNVKARTRMIAQYAIGGQKELLVIGTDHAAEAVTGFFTKYGDGGADVLPLTGLTKRQGKQLLQELGATARLYEKAPTADLLDEKPQQTDETELGLTYGDIDDYLEGKIVSEQIAEKIEKRYRMTEHKRQVPASMFDDWWKQ from the coding sequence ATGTCATTTCAACAAAAAATTGCCCAAGAATTGAATGTTCAACCAACGATTGATCCAAAACAAGAAATTAGAAAGCGAATAGATTTTCTAAAAGAGTATGTCTTGAAGACTGGGGCCAAGGGATTTGTGTTAGGAATTAGTGGTGGTCAAGATTCTTCGTTAGCCGGTCGGTTAGCACAACTTGCTACAGAAGAATTGAATGCAGAAGGAAAAAATATTGAATTTTACGCTGTTCGGCTTCCTCATGGAACACAAGCGGATGAGGAAGATGCTCAACTAGCCCTTTCCTTTATTAAACCAAAGCATGAAGTTACATTTGATATATATCATACAGTGGATGCCTTCTCGAAAAGCTATGAAAAGCAAATGGGAGAAGCGTTGAGTGATTTCAATAAAGGGAATGTAAAAGCAAGAACAAGGATGATTGCGCAATACGCAATCGGTGGTCAGAAAGAGTTACTCGTTATCGGAACAGATCATGCAGCTGAGGCGGTTACTGGGTTCTTTACCAAATACGGCGATGGTGGAGCGGACGTACTTCCATTAACAGGATTAACGAAAAGACAAGGGAAGCAGCTCTTACAAGAGCTAGGTGCTACAGCTCGTTTATACGAAAAAGCTCCAACAGCAGACTTATTGGATGAAAAACCTCAGCAGACGGATGAAACAGAGCTTGGTTTGACTTATGGGGATATTGATGACTACTTAGAAGGCAAAATTGTTTCAGAGCAAATAGCAGAAAAAATAGAAAAGCGCTACCGAATGACAGAACATAAACGACAAGTACCAGCATCGATGTTTGATGACTGGTGGAAGCAATAA
- a CDS encoding M15 family metallopeptidase, giving the protein MLRKSFPLFLILISIFVFFLFYENRPFFKHKDVPMPTELHPVVASKKEQLIEEAAKIGINILITDGWRSIEVQNQLYEQGRTEDGSIVTNVQGGESYHNYGLAIDFAIKLENGDVIWDMTYDGNKNKEADWMEVVGIAKSLGFEWGGDWNNFKDYPHFQIDFGLSIWELQRGERPSERKVEALNN; this is encoded by the coding sequence TTGCTTAGAAAATCTTTTCCTTTATTTCTTATTCTTATTTCGATTTTTGTCTTCTTCCTATTCTATGAAAATCGCCCCTTTTTTAAACACAAAGATGTTCCAATGCCGACGGAGCTGCATCCTGTCGTTGCATCCAAAAAAGAGCAACTTATAGAGGAAGCGGCAAAAATAGGGATTAACATATTGATTACGGACGGCTGGAGATCGATAGAAGTCCAAAATCAATTGTATGAACAAGGACGAACAGAAGATGGAAGTATTGTCACCAACGTTCAAGGTGGAGAGTCCTACCATAACTATGGCCTAGCCATTGATTTTGCAATAAAGCTAGAAAATGGAGATGTTATTTGGGACATGACCTATGATGGGAATAAAAATAAAGAAGCGGACTGGATGGAGGTAGTAGGAATTGCCAAGTCCTTGGGATTTGAATGGGGAGGAGATTGGAACAATTTCAAAGATTACCCTCATTTTCAGATAGACTTCGGATTGTCCATTTGGGAGCTTCAACGCGGGGAACGCCCATCAGAGCGCAAAGTGGAAGCGCTCAATAACTAG
- a CDS encoding cation diffusion facilitator family transporter, whose translation MGFFHLLKKGNKSALIAAIVNTIISAIKGVAFFITGNVAMFAETMHSLGDAANQFFVFIGSALSKRPPSRRFPNGFGRLVNLVLLGAVLIVGIMSYETVKEGILHIMHPVESTGFLINISVLGTAVLLELYVLYKAMKEIAHEVGSKATGLQVVTDSFSNYRKAKPATKLVFMEDSVATLGGVLAIIAIVISQYTGFHQAEGIASVLIGAMMFYVVGRVFLDNAAGVLGEADYEMQNKIGTLLMKDPDVRDIPELAVMKEGEELHVEVIIEVDPNLTIEKADDIKDRLEAQIMEEQGVTDVIIEYDENDGISKWKETK comes from the coding sequence ATGGGCTTCTTTCATTTATTAAAAAAAGGGAATAAGTCGGCTTTAATTGCAGCAATCGTAAATACAATCATCTCAGCAATCAAAGGAGTCGCATTTTTCATAACGGGCAATGTGGCGATGTTCGCAGAAACGATGCATAGCCTAGGTGATGCAGCCAATCAATTTTTTGTTTTCATTGGCTCTGCGTTAAGTAAAAGACCCCCAAGTCGCCGGTTTCCGAACGGGTTTGGGAGACTAGTTAATTTGGTCTTGCTAGGTGCGGTATTAATTGTAGGGATTATGTCCTATGAAACAGTGAAGGAAGGGATTCTACATATTATGCATCCCGTGGAATCAACAGGATTCCTGATTAATATTTCGGTGTTAGGTACGGCGGTATTGCTTGAACTGTACGTACTTTATAAAGCAATGAAGGAAATTGCCCATGAGGTAGGTAGTAAGGCTACAGGGTTACAAGTCGTGACGGATAGTTTTAGTAATTATCGGAAAGCAAAGCCAGCAACTAAGCTTGTCTTTATGGAAGATTCGGTGGCAACATTAGGTGGAGTACTAGCAATCATTGCAATCGTTATTTCTCAATACACGGGTTTTCATCAAGCGGAAGGGATTGCATCTGTTTTGATTGGGGCTATGATGTTTTATGTGGTTGGCCGGGTTTTCTTAGATAATGCAGCAGGAGTATTAGGAGAAGCGGATTACGAAATGCAAAATAAAATTGGTACACTCCTTATGAAGGATCCAGATGTACGAGATATACCGGAACTTGCCGTTATGAAGGAAGGCGAGGAGCTTCACGTGGAAGTCATCATCGAAGTGGATCCGAATCTTACCATTGAAAAAGCGGATGATATTAAAGATCGACTCGAAGCACAAATTATGGAGGAACAAGGTGTCACCGATGTCATCATAGAATATGATGAAAATGATGGAATCTCAAAGTGGAAAGAAACAAAGTAG
- a CDS encoding ABC transporter substrate-binding protein, translated as MKRGMWKGIASGFAALLLLSACGGGDESTSGDAGESSSSYKVGATQIVEHPSLDAAYQGFQDALADAGLEVEYDLQSAQNDPNNASVIANNFVADNVDLIFANSTPSAIGALQATKEIPIIFTSVTDAVGAGLVESMDQPGENITGVLDLHPDAIKNTISFIDQYFEGAKVGLIYNAGEQNSVTQIEAVKEATDGTSLELVERTVATSADVQQAATTLVSEVDVFYIITDNTVVSALDSVIGVANEQDIPLIVGEPDSLKKGGFATFGIDYHTIGYRAGEMAAEVLQGEKTTADIPVEHPSEMQLFINKEAVEEQGVEWNSDWDEDAQLVEAE; from the coding sequence ATGAAAAGAGGTATGTGGAAAGGGATCGCGAGTGGGTTTGCTGCGTTACTTTTATTGTCCGCATGTGGTGGAGGCGATGAAAGTACAAGTGGTGACGCTGGAGAGAGCTCATCAAGCTATAAGGTAGGGGCAACACAAATTGTAGAACACCCATCATTAGATGCAGCATACCAAGGGTTCCAGGATGCCTTAGCAGATGCTGGTTTAGAGGTGGAATATGATTTGCAAAGTGCGCAAAATGACCCCAACAATGCGAGTGTCATTGCTAACAACTTTGTAGCGGATAATGTGGATTTAATCTTTGCCAATTCGACGCCTAGTGCTATCGGAGCTTTGCAAGCGACTAAAGAAATTCCAATTATCTTTACTTCCGTAACAGATGCGGTTGGTGCAGGATTAGTTGAATCGATGGACCAACCAGGTGAAAATATAACAGGTGTTTTAGATTTGCATCCAGACGCTATAAAAAATACCATAAGCTTTATCGATCAATATTTTGAAGGCGCAAAAGTTGGACTCATATACAATGCTGGAGAACAAAACTCTGTTACTCAAATTGAGGCGGTAAAAGAAGCAACAGATGGAACGAGCCTGGAGCTTGTAGAAAGAACGGTTGCTACATCAGCCGATGTGCAACAAGCTGCTACAACTTTAGTGAGTGAAGTGGATGTGTTTTATATCATCACGGATAATACAGTTGTTTCCGCGTTGGACAGTGTGATTGGGGTTGCGAACGAACAAGATATTCCATTGATTGTTGGAGAGCCAGACTCTCTTAAAAAAGGTGGATTTGCAACCTTTGGCATTGATTATCATACAATTGGATATCGGGCAGGAGAAATGGCTGCTGAAGTTCTGCAAGGAGAAAAAACAACAGCAGATATTCCAGTAGAACACCCGTCAGAAATGCAGCTCTTTATTAACAAAGAAGCGGTAGAAGAACAAGGGGTAGAATGGAATTCCGATTGGGATGAGGACGCACAACTTGTAGAAGCTGAATAA
- a CDS encoding ABC transporter permease, producing the protein MFISIFGAVESGVIYAIMALGVYLSFRVLDFPDLTVDGSFVTGSSVAAISIVSGVPPVLATIFALIAGFLAGCITGVLHTKGKINPLLAGILMMIALYSINLRIMGRPTLPMLNEPTIFKQIGEWWQSLGIDQALNGWLTNMGLPQTPSTWSVLFFMIVLLALIKLFIDYFLKTEIGLALRATGDNQKMIRSFSANTDFLIIVGLGLSNGLVAMAGGLVAQYGGFSDVNMGTGMIIIGLASVIIGEALFGTKTIVRTTLAVLLGAVVYRIVVTIALQVGFLQTGDMKLITALLVIAALVVPKVIKGRKEKLRRQRKRAALEVKEG; encoded by the coding sequence ATGTTTATATCTATATTCGGAGCTGTCGAATCGGGTGTCATTTATGCCATAATGGCTCTCGGTGTATATTTATCTTTTCGTGTTTTAGATTTCCCGGATTTAACGGTCGACGGTAGTTTCGTTACCGGATCTTCTGTTGCTGCGATTTCCATTGTTAGTGGTGTACCTCCTGTTTTAGCAACCATTTTTGCTTTAATCGCCGGTTTCTTAGCGGGATGTATTACGGGTGTTTTGCATACAAAAGGAAAAATCAATCCATTATTAGCTGGGATTTTAATGATGATTGCTTTATACTCCATTAATTTAAGGATTATGGGGCGACCGACTTTACCGATGTTGAACGAACCGACCATTTTTAAGCAAATCGGTGAGTGGTGGCAGTCGTTAGGCATCGATCAAGCTTTAAATGGTTGGCTAACAAACATGGGGCTACCGCAAACACCGAGCACATGGTCTGTTTTATTTTTCATGATTGTGTTACTTGCACTTATTAAATTATTTATTGATTACTTCTTGAAAACAGAGATTGGATTAGCTCTACGGGCAACAGGGGATAACCAAAAAATGATCCGAAGCTTTTCGGCAAATACGGACTTTTTAATCATCGTTGGTCTAGGACTGTCCAATGGTCTCGTCGCAATGGCAGGTGGATTAGTCGCTCAATATGGTGGCTTTTCTGATGTGAATATGGGTACAGGGATGATTATTATTGGGTTAGCTTCGGTTATTATAGGGGAAGCGTTGTTTGGAACGAAAACAATCGTACGCACTACGTTGGCCGTACTACTAGGGGCGGTCGTTTATCGGATCGTTGTAACGATAGCCCTTCAGGTAGGGTTTTTGCAAACAGGAGATATGAAGCTCATTACGGCATTACTTGTTATTGCTGCCTTAGTCGTTCCAAAGGTAATTAAGGGACGAAAAGAAAAGCTTCGAAGACAACGAAAACGAGCAGCTTTAGAGGTAAAGGAGGGATAA
- a CDS encoding ABC transporter ATP-binding protein yields the protein MLQLKDISITFNEDTPDEKKALQNIQLSLGKGEFVTVIGSNGAGKSTLMNVISGTLVPDVGEVKINEKRVTFLPEYKRSAYIGRVFQDPMSGTAPSMTIEENLAMAFSRDKKRKLKIGVNKNRKEFFKASLETIHLGLEDRLNAKVGLLSGGERQALSLLMATFTEPNILLLDEHTAALDPSRAELITKLTGEIVEKFQLTTLMVTHNMQQALELGNRLIMMDKGQIILDVKGQEKQDLTIEKLLEEFKRIRGEQFDSDRAVLG from the coding sequence GTGCTTCAACTCAAAGATATTTCAATAACGTTTAATGAAGACACACCGGATGAAAAGAAGGCACTTCAAAACATCCAACTTTCTCTTGGAAAGGGCGAATTTGTCACGGTTATTGGAAGTAATGGGGCTGGAAAGTCTACGTTGATGAACGTTATTTCCGGAACTCTCGTACCTGACGTAGGAGAAGTCAAGATTAATGAAAAGAGGGTCACGTTTTTACCAGAATATAAACGATCTGCTTACATTGGGCGGGTATTCCAAGATCCGATGTCCGGAACGGCTCCCAGTATGACAATAGAGGAAAACTTGGCAATGGCCTTTTCACGTGATAAAAAGAGGAAGTTGAAAATAGGGGTTAATAAAAATCGAAAAGAGTTTTTTAAAGCATCCCTTGAAACGATTCATTTAGGCTTGGAAGACCGTTTGAATGCAAAAGTAGGTTTACTTTCTGGAGGAGAACGTCAAGCTTTATCGTTATTAATGGCGACTTTTACAGAACCAAATATTTTATTGCTGGATGAGCATACCGCAGCGTTGGACCCGTCTCGAGCAGAACTCATTACGAAGCTGACAGGAGAAATTGTCGAAAAGTTTCAACTGACAACGTTAATGGTGACGCATAATATGCAGCAAGCATTAGAACTAGGAAATCGTCTTATTATGATGGATAAAGGTCAAATCATCTTGGATGTGAAAGGGCAAGAAAAACAAGATCTCACGATAGAAAAGCTTTTGGAAGAATTTAAACGAATTCGTGGAGAGCAGTTTGATAGTGATCGAGCTGTTTTAGGATAG
- a CDS encoding NAD(P)/FAD-dependent oxidoreductase, with translation MSETIVIGAGILGVSTAYHLAKSGQKVTIVDREEKGQATDAAAGIVCPWLSQRRNKAWYALARGGAAYYPTLIRELEDAGESSTGYAQVGTLSIHSDPKKLEAMVKRAEKRREEAPEIGELTILTPEEAKAMFPPLLEGYGAVHVSGGARVDGTALRNALLRATRKLGAEYIRGEARLWADGGMVKGAYIDDQKMNADQVVVTAGAWAKELFKPLRINFEVEPQKAQIVHLRLKDTDTSQWPVLMPPSDHYVLSFDQGRVVVGTTHENGVGFDTRVTASGVKEILDKALHIAPGLVDAELLETRVGFRPVTPNFLPVFGQVQQFKGLYTANGLGSSGLTSGPFIGKQLASCVLGKQTDVDMELYNIAQAIQ, from the coding sequence ATGAGCGAAACTATAGTAATCGGTGCTGGGATTCTCGGTGTTTCTACAGCCTATCATTTGGCGAAATCAGGACAAAAAGTAACCATAGTTGATAGAGAAGAAAAGGGGCAAGCAACAGACGCTGCGGCAGGTATCGTTTGTCCTTGGCTATCCCAACGGAGAAATAAGGCATGGTATGCATTGGCTAGAGGAGGAGCTGCCTATTATCCCACTCTAATTCGTGAACTAGAGGATGCTGGTGAATCATCCACAGGTTATGCACAGGTAGGAACACTTAGCATTCACTCGGACCCCAAAAAATTAGAAGCAATGGTAAAAAGGGCAGAAAAGCGGCGGGAAGAAGCTCCGGAGATAGGAGAGCTAACGATATTGACCCCAGAGGAAGCAAAGGCAATGTTCCCCCCACTCCTAGAAGGTTACGGTGCCGTTCACGTAAGTGGAGGAGCTCGTGTTGATGGGACTGCGTTAAGGAATGCACTACTCCGGGCTACTCGAAAGCTTGGCGCCGAATACATCCGAGGGGAAGCTAGACTTTGGGCAGATGGGGGTATGGTTAAAGGGGCATATATCGATGATCAGAAAATGAATGCGGATCAAGTAGTGGTAACTGCTGGAGCATGGGCAAAAGAGTTATTCAAACCTCTACGAATCAACTTTGAAGTTGAACCTCAAAAAGCTCAAATTGTTCACTTGCGCCTCAAGGATACTGATACAAGTCAATGGCCCGTATTAATGCCTCCAAGTGATCATTACGTATTATCCTTTGACCAGGGGCGAGTTGTTGTCGGTACGACTCATGAAAACGGTGTGGGATTCGATACACGAGTTACCGCTTCCGGCGTAAAGGAAATTTTGGATAAAGCATTACATATTGCTCCTGGTCTCGTCGATGCCGAACTCCTAGAAACACGAGTTGGATTTAGACCGGTAACTCCAAATTTCTTACCCGTGTTCGGCCAAGTACAGCAGTTCAAAGGGTTATATACCGCAAATGGGTTGGGTTCTTCTGGACTTACATCTGGACCGTTCATCGGGAAGCAGTTAGCAAGCTGTGTGTTAGGAAAGCAAACAGATGTAGATATGGAACTTTATAATATCGCTCAAGCTATTCAATAG
- a CDS encoding IS110 family RNA-guided transposase — protein MDVIIENACGMDVHKDTITACAITTEGKEIETFSTKTIYLIELVDWVKKHKCTHVAMESTSVYWKPIVNLLEAEDIEYLVVNAQHIKAVPGRKTDVKDAEWIAKLLRHGLLKASFIPDRNQRELRELVRYRRSIIEERARQYNRIQKVLEGANIKLGSVVSDIMGVSARDMLRSISEGNDDLEELTTFARGVMKKKKDELKLALQGYVQEHQRFMIKTILDHIDFLTDQIDKLDKEIAKRMEDSQEDIDRLDSIPGIGRKMAEQMLAELGTNIKEQFPTAPQMCSWAGLVPGNNQSAGKRKSSKTLNGNKYLKSALIEAAHSVRGSKNYLGALYRRTASRKGKKRAGIVVAHAILRISYYLLTRKEMYVDLGEDYFDKQRQQSVVKHSLRRLESLGYTVTIVEPKVS, from the coding sequence ATGGATGTAATCATTGAGAATGCTTGTGGTATGGATGTCCACAAGGATACCATTACCGCTTGTGCCATTACAACAGAAGGAAAGGAGATTGAAACTTTTTCAACTAAAACCATATATCTAATTGAGTTGGTGGACTGGGTGAAGAAACATAAGTGTACCCATGTGGCAATGGAAAGTACAAGTGTCTACTGGAAACCCATTGTCAATCTACTAGAAGCAGAAGATATTGAATATCTAGTTGTGAATGCTCAACACATTAAGGCTGTCCCCGGGCGTAAAACGGATGTGAAAGATGCCGAATGGATAGCCAAATTACTTCGTCACGGTTTACTTAAAGCTAGTTTTATTCCTGATCGAAACCAACGAGAATTACGTGAACTTGTTCGTTATCGTCGAAGTATTATTGAAGAGCGTGCCAGACAATATAATCGGATTCAAAAAGTGTTAGAAGGAGCTAATATCAAACTTGGTTCAGTTGTTTCTGACATTATGGGAGTTTCTGCTCGTGATATGCTTCGATCCATATCCGAAGGAAATGATGATCTCGAAGAGTTAACAACCTTTGCGAGAGGAGTAATGAAGAAGAAAAAGGATGAATTGAAACTCGCACTTCAAGGGTATGTTCAAGAACACCAACGGTTCATGATAAAAACGATTCTAGATCATATCGATTTCCTGACGGATCAAATCGATAAACTAGATAAAGAGATAGCGAAAAGGATGGAAGACTCTCAAGAAGATATAGACCGTTTAGATTCCATTCCTGGTATTGGGAGAAAAATGGCGGAACAAATGCTTGCAGAGCTTGGTACAAATATAAAGGAGCAATTTCCTACTGCACCTCAAATGTGTTCATGGGCTGGATTAGTTCCTGGAAATAACCAAAGTGCTGGAAAACGTAAATCTTCTAAAACGTTGAATGGAAACAAGTACCTTAAATCAGCACTGATTGAAGCAGCTCATTCTGTTCGAGGATCCAAAAACTACCTTGGTGCACTTTACCGGCGAACAGCTTCACGTAAAGGTAAAAAGCGTGCAGGAATCGTTGTAGCTCATGCGATATTACGAATCTCCTATTATCTCTTAACACGAAAAGAAATGTATGTAGATTTAGGAGAAGATTACTTCGACAAACAAAGACAACAATCCGTTGTTAAGCATTCACTACGAAGATTAGAGAGTTTAGGTTACACAGTGACAATTGTGGAACCAAAAGTGTCTTAA